A window from Lepus europaeus isolate LE1 chromosome 20, mLepTim1.pri, whole genome shotgun sequence encodes these proteins:
- the RBM48 gene encoding RNA-binding protein 48 encodes MASRDGQPGSVWEHHVPKAVCDTRAKYREGRRPRAVKVYTINLESRYLLVQGVPALGAMRELVERFALYGAIEQYNALDEYPAEEFTEVYLIKFLHLHSARTAKRKMDEQSFFGGLLHVCYAPEFETVEETRRKLAARKAYVGRSTRSKGCVPRKPPLPPQPGDGDPCSPDLPAGGAMTCTAALDPSAGRSRPPLPCSCQRPLCSFAGRRAGAPGQPLGGRAGVGAGDPWLRDSAPSPRSAPGAASSSAAVDRFLPRSTQLQERQRRREDDRKRGADPEPGPGGRAVVIGPLLPQEPEVDLHDASLNATAALIRRRLREVMSPVPEPSGDRQGDVHAGRPPKQRRRI; translated from the exons ATGGCGTCGAGGGACGGGCAGCCCGGGAGCGTCTGGGAGCACCACGTCCCGAAGGCGGTGTGCGACACGCGGGCCAAGTATCGGGAGGGACGCCGGCCCCGCGCCGTCAAG GTGTACACGATCAACCTGGAGTCCCGGTACTTGCTGGTGCAGGGCGTCCCTGCGCTGGGAGCCATGCGGGAGCTCGTGGAGCGCTTTGCTCTGTACGGCGCCATCGAGCAGTACAACGCTTTAGACGAGTACCCGGCGGAGGAGTTCACCGAGGTCTATCTCATTAAGTTCCTGCATCTGCACAGTGCCAG GACGGCCAAGAGAAAGATGGACGAGCAGAGCTTCTTCGGCGGATTGCTTCACGTGTGCTACGCTCCGGAATTTGAAACCGTtgaggaaaccaggaggaagttaGCAGCGAGGAAGGCGTACGTGGGGAGAAGCACGAGGAGTAAAG GCTGCGTCCCGAGGAAGCCGCCGCTGCCCCCCCAGCCCGGAGACGGGGACCCCTGCAGCCCGGACCTGCCCGCGGGCGGCGCTATGACCTGCACGGCCGCCCTGGACCCCTCTGCTGGGCGCTCGCGGCCTCCTCTTCCCTGCTCCTGCCAACGGCCTCTGTGCTCCTTCGCCGGGCGCCGTGCAGGGGCACCTGGCCAGCCTCTGGGCGGCAGGGCCGGCGTTGGAGCAGGGGACCCCTGGCTCAGGGACTCTGCGCCGAGCCCTCGGAGCGCTCCCGGGGCCGCCTCGTCTTCAGCAGCTGTGGACAGGTTCCTGCCTCGGAGCACGCAGCTGCAGGAGCGCCAGAGACGCAGGGAGGACGACCGGAAACGGGGAGCCGACCCCGAGCCTGGCCCGGGCGGCCGTGCTGTGGTCATCGGGCCCTTGCTGCCTCAGGAGCCCGAGGTGGACCTGCACGACGCCTCGCTGAATGCCACGGCCGCCCTCATTCGGAGGAGACTCAGAGAG GTGATGTCCCCTGTCCCAGAGCCCTcgggggacaggcagggagaTGTGCATGCGGGTCGTCCACCGAAACAAAGGAGAAGAATATAA
- the LOC133749920 gene encoding peroxisomal ATPase PEX1-like — translation MWGDGRPAGSGAGGAAVTVVFTNARDCFLHLPRRLVAQLHLLQNQAVEVAWGRQPVFLSWVEGRRFSDPGESVAEISRQVGRTLGLSDGGQWLESVKPMRVLPIVSGC, via the exons ATGTGGGGCGACGGTCGCCCGGCGGGGTCTGGGGCCGGCGGGGCGGCCGTGACCGTGGTCTTCACCAACGCTCGCGACTGCTTCCTGCACCTGCCGCGGCGCCTCGTggcccagctgcacctgctgcag AACCAGGCCGTCGAAGTAGCCTGGGGCCGGCAGCCCGTGTTCCTGAGCTGGGTGGAAGGCCGGCGGTTCAGCGACCCAGGCGAGAGTGTGGCTGAGATCAGCCGGCAAGTGGGGCGGACACTCGGGCTCTCCGACGGCGGACAG TGGTTGGAGTCAGTGAAGCCTATGAGGGTGCTGCCAATTGTCTCTGGCTGTTAA